A window of Patescibacteria group bacterium contains these coding sequences:
- the argS gene encoding arginine--tRNA ligase gives MSAFQDAKRQILLDLKSAVGKEFTPTVADLTTPPDAKLGEVAFPCFALAKATKRNPTELASEIAAKLETKGFVARAVAAGPFVNFTLDMKALGDAALGEIVAQGDAYGKAPPGKTRVMVEFANPNTHKEAHVGHLRNFFVGQAVVNLLSAAGYEVIPVSYINDLGTHVAKTLWMMKKSGELPGKEDRIAFMGRMYTEAVRAEEADPEAVKKEVSVIHRDLEELKGPYVSSWKKSRKWSLAELHAIFKELGLTIDKTYYESELIGETKRLVEDLRHRSIAVQSEGAVIVDLTPEKLGVNLLVKSDGTLLYNAKDLALAYRKEDDFHPDRSLYVVDGRQSLALKQLFATLKRAGFQKELGHVSYEFITLKEGAMSSRKGNIIRYESFRDEMVALARAETAKRHQDWAAKKVEKVARAVAFAAIRFGVLKQDLDKAITFDMQEALSFDGFTGPYLLYTCARAKSLLKKAGRAKRANAGDALTHPTERALLMKLARFPETVHESASAIHPSGIAQCLFDLAQAFAAFYEAVNVLESQGAAKAQRLALVDAVRQVMENGLALLGIDTVEEM, from the coding sequence ATGTCCGCCTTCCAAGACGCCAAGCGGCAGATCCTGCTCGACTTGAAATCCGCGGTGGGGAAGGAATTCACCCCCACCGTGGCGGATTTGACGACCCCGCCGGACGCGAAACTGGGCGAGGTGGCGTTCCCGTGCTTCGCGCTCGCGAAGGCGACGAAGAGGAACCCGACCGAGCTCGCGAGCGAGATCGCTGCGAAGCTGGAGACCAAGGGGTTCGTCGCGCGAGCCGTCGCGGCCGGGCCGTTCGTCAACTTCACGCTCGACATGAAGGCGCTCGGCGACGCGGCGCTCGGCGAGATCGTCGCGCAGGGAGACGCCTATGGCAAGGCGCCGCCGGGGAAGACGCGCGTGATGGTGGAGTTCGCCAATCCCAACACGCACAAGGAGGCGCATGTGGGCCATCTGCGCAACTTCTTCGTGGGCCAGGCCGTAGTGAACCTGCTATCCGCCGCCGGGTACGAGGTGATCCCCGTTTCCTATATCAACGACCTGGGCACGCACGTGGCGAAGACCCTCTGGATGATGAAGAAGAGCGGGGAGCTGCCAGGAAAGGAAGACCGCATCGCGTTCATGGGCCGCATGTATACCGAGGCGGTGCGCGCCGAGGAGGCGGATCCCGAAGCGGTGAAGAAGGAAGTGTCGGTCATCCATCGCGACCTGGAGGAGCTCAAGGGCCCGTACGTTTCCTCGTGGAAGAAGAGCCGCAAGTGGTCGCTCGCGGAGCTCCACGCCATCTTCAAGGAGCTCGGGCTCACCATCGACAAGACGTATTACGAGTCCGAGCTCATCGGCGAGACCAAACGCCTCGTGGAGGACCTGCGCCATCGCTCCATCGCCGTGCAAAGCGAAGGGGCCGTGATCGTGGATCTCACCCCCGAGAAGCTGGGCGTGAACCTGCTCGTGAAAAGCGACGGGACGCTCCTGTACAACGCCAAGGACCTTGCGCTCGCCTATCGCAAGGAAGACGATTTCCATCCGGACCGCAGCCTGTACGTGGTGGACGGGCGGCAGAGCCTTGCGCTCAAGCAATTGTTCGCGACCCTCAAGCGCGCCGGGTTCCAAAAGGAGCTCGGGCACGTATCCTACGAGTTCATCACGCTCAAGGAAGGGGCCATGTCTTCGCGGAAAGGGAACATCATCCGGTACGAATCCTTCCGCGACGAGATGGTCGCCCTCGCCCGCGCCGAGACCGCGAAGCGCCACCAGGACTGGGCCGCGAAGAAGGTCGAGAAGGTCGCCCGCGCCGTCGCCTTCGCCGCCATCCGGTTCGGGGTGCTCAAGCAGGACCTCGACAAGGCAATCACCTTCGACATGCAGGAGGCGCTCTCCTTCGACGGATTCACCGGCCCGTACCTGCTCTATACCTGCGCGCGCGCCAAGAGCCTGCTCAAGAAGGCGGGTCGCGCCAAGCGCGCCAACGCCGGCGACGCCCTCACGCACCCCACCGAACGCGCGCTGCTCATGAAGCTCGCCCGCTTTCCGGAGACGGTGCACGAGTCCGCGAGCGCCATCCACCCGAGCGGGATCGCCCAATGCCTGTTCGACCTCGCCCAGGCGTTCGCTGCCTTCTATGAGGCCGTGAACGTGCTCGAGAGCCAAGGCGCAGCCAAGGCGCAGCGCCTCGCCCTCGTGGACGCCGTGCGCCAGGTGATGGAAAACGGCCTCGCGCTGCTCGGGATCGACACGGTGGAGGAGATGTGA
- a CDS encoding polymer-forming cytoskeletal protein gives MFKRSEGGMQNSHADTIIATGVRVEGDFQSKGDVVIDGEVMGTVHTDASLRVGESARIQADVSAASAVVAGEVAGNIRVTDRLDLLESSRVHGDIEAQMLSVAPGAVVNGRISMGVVEAAATEE, from the coding sequence ATGTTCAAACGTTCCGAGGGAGGCATGCAGAACAGCCATGCCGACACCATCATCGCCACGGGGGTCCGCGTGGAGGGGGATTTTCAGAGCAAAGGCGACGTGGTGATCGACGGGGAGGTGATGGGGACGGTGCACACCGACGCGTCGTTGCGCGTGGGCGAAAGCGCCCGCATCCAGGCCGACGTCTCGGCCGCCTCCGCCGTGGTGGCCGGCGAGGTGGCCGGCAACATCCGCGTCACGGACCGGCTCGACCTGCTCGAGTCCTCGCGCGTGCACGGCGACATCGAGGCGCAGATGCTCTCCGTCGCGCCGGGCGCGGTGGTGAACGGCCGCATCAGCATGGGCGTCGTGGAGGCCGCCGCGACGGAGGAGTAG
- a CDS encoding sensor histidine kinase — MAVASRQLLDSVNRELYAKNAELAVRNKTMALLRRLDASAMTSLEVSPMAAEIVRILAAEFNYRIIAIALAEGRSLHWRAVACASSHDGLCAEVPTGRPIPLASRTNACVKAIRQGKIVRTKDLKDVFVPSYGASRVTAFETESGVQSVLVLPLHSDQEAVGVIAVGLNRDGSDLTEYERETLDGLMSLIVIAIQKAQTYESLQDAMEKLRAANRKLKDLDALKTEFLSIASHQLRTPLAVTKGYVAMLEDGMVGKVNKKQHAALETLRTSTESLILLVNHLLDLTRIESGRLAVREDKVDVTEICRWITSFIGPKAKEAGLSLTCDAPKKPVTVLADADKLKEVFMNLVDNAVKYTAEGKVTVTVRAEGRQAVVEVKDTGYGLSEADKRKLFQKFARGSASKNVKSSSGLGLYVVRKLMEAMHGSIEAESEGAGKGSAFTVRLPLSRP, encoded by the coding sequence ATGGCGGTCGCGTCCCGCCAGCTGCTCGACTCGGTCAACCGCGAGCTGTACGCGAAGAACGCGGAGCTCGCGGTGCGCAACAAGACCATGGCGCTCCTGCGCCGGCTCGACGCCTCGGCCATGACCTCGCTCGAGGTCTCGCCCATGGCGGCGGAGATCGTGCGCATCCTCGCCGCCGAGTTCAACTACCGCATCATCGCGATCGCGCTTGCCGAAGGGCGTTCGCTCCATTGGCGCGCGGTCGCCTGCGCCAGCTCGCACGACGGCCTGTGCGCCGAGGTCCCTACCGGTCGCCCGATCCCGTTGGCAAGCAGGACGAACGCCTGCGTGAAGGCGATCCGGCAAGGAAAGATCGTCCGCACGAAGGACCTCAAGGACGTGTTCGTCCCTTCCTACGGCGCCTCGCGCGTCACCGCGTTCGAGACGGAGTCCGGCGTGCAGAGCGTCCTCGTTCTCCCGCTCCACTCCGACCAGGAGGCGGTCGGGGTGATCGCCGTTGGCCTCAACCGGGACGGGAGCGACCTCACGGAGTACGAGCGCGAGACGCTCGACGGCCTCATGAGCCTCATCGTGATCGCCATCCAGAAGGCGCAGACGTACGAGTCGCTCCAGGACGCCATGGAGAAGCTGCGCGCGGCCAATAGGAAGCTCAAGGACCTCGACGCGCTCAAGACCGAATTCCTTTCCATCGCGTCGCACCAGCTGCGTACCCCGCTCGCGGTCACCAAGGGGTACGTGGCCATGCTCGAGGACGGCATGGTAGGGAAGGTCAACAAGAAACAGCATGCGGCGCTCGAGACCCTGCGCACGAGCACGGAGTCGCTCATCCTGCTCGTGAACCACCTGCTCGACCTCACCCGCATCGAATCCGGGCGGCTCGCCGTGCGCGAGGACAAGGTGGACGTCACCGAGATCTGCCGATGGATCACGTCGTTCATCGGTCCCAAGGCCAAGGAGGCGGGGCTGTCGCTCACCTGCGACGCGCCGAAGAAGCCGGTGACCGTGCTCGCGGACGCCGACAAGCTCAAGGAGGTGTTCATGAACCTCGTCGACAACGCGGTGAAATACACGGCTGAGGGGAAGGTCACCGTCACCGTGCGCGCGGAAGGCCGCCAGGCGGTGGTCGAGGTGAAGGACACGGGCTACGGGCTGAGCGAGGCGGACAAGCGGAAGCTGTTCCAGAAATTCGCCCGCGGGAGCGCGTCGAAGAACGTGAAATCCTCTTCCGGGCTCGGGCTGTACGTGGTACGCAAGCTCATGGAGGCCATGCACGGGTCCATCGAGGCCGAAAGCGAAGGCGCGGGGAAGGGTTCCGCGTTTACCGTGCGCCTGCCGCTTTCAAGGCCCTGA
- a CDS encoding tyrosine--tRNA ligase, translating to MPVITDPQRIDAFLTRGVENVYPSRDFVKARLLEGKKLTMYLGVDPTGPTLHMGHAIVLKKLREFQDLGHKVILLIGDFTAMIGDPTDKSATRVRLTRKQVLANAKGYKKQAGKILRFSGLNKAELKYNSKWLAKMSFADVVDLAAHTTIQQIEARDMFDARRKEGKPIHTHEFLYPLMQGYDSVAMGVDGEIGGNDQTFNMLMGRDLMKAMKGKEKFVITTKLLTDPTGKKMGKSEGNMITLEDSADDVFGKIMSWTDGMIEPGFELLTGLPAIQLAAIKDELATGSNPRDVKAHLAREVVRSFFGDTAAAEASERFDAMFKAHETPTDMPHHRVSGPLNVIDLLVETKLVASKGEAKRLIDGSGVKVAGAVVKGYDAQVVPTAEGVVVQKGKRHFIKVMRG from the coding sequence ATGCCCGTCATCACCGACCCACAAAGGATCGACGCCTTCCTCACGCGCGGCGTGGAGAACGTGTACCCGTCGCGCGACTTCGTTAAGGCGCGGCTGCTCGAAGGGAAGAAGCTCACGATGTACCTCGGCGTGGACCCCACCGGCCCGACGCTGCACATGGGACATGCCATCGTGCTGAAAAAGCTGCGCGAGTTCCAGGACCTCGGGCATAAGGTCATCCTGCTCATCGGGGACTTCACCGCCATGATCGGCGACCCCACCGACAAGAGCGCCACCCGCGTGCGCCTCACGCGCAAGCAGGTGCTTGCCAACGCGAAGGGCTACAAGAAGCAGGCCGGCAAGATCCTACGTTTTTCCGGCCTCAACAAGGCGGAGTTGAAATACAATTCCAAGTGGTTGGCCAAGATGTCGTTCGCGGACGTGGTCGATCTCGCCGCGCACACGACCATCCAGCAGATCGAGGCGCGCGACATGTTCGACGCGCGTCGGAAGGAGGGGAAGCCGATCCACACGCACGAGTTCCTGTATCCGCTCATGCAGGGATACGACTCGGTGGCGATGGGCGTGGACGGCGAGATCGGCGGCAACGACCAGACCTTCAACATGCTGATGGGCCGCGACCTCATGAAGGCCATGAAGGGCAAGGAGAAGTTCGTCATCACCACGAAGCTCCTCACCGACCCCACGGGCAAGAAGATGGGGAAGAGCGAGGGGAACATGATCACGCTCGAGGATTCGGCCGACGACGTGTTCGGGAAGATCATGAGCTGGACCGACGGGATGATCGAGCCGGGGTTCGAGCTGCTCACGGGCCTCCCGGCCATCCAGCTCGCGGCCATCAAGGACGAACTCGCGACCGGTTCCAACCCGCGCGACGTGAAGGCGCACCTCGCCCGCGAGGTCGTCCGGTCATTCTTCGGGGATACGGCCGCCGCGGAAGCGTCTGAACGGTTCGACGCGATGTTTAAGGCGCACGAGACGCCCACCGACATGCCCCATCATCGCGTTTCGGGCCCCCTGAACGTCATCGACCTGCTCGTCGAGACGAAGCTTGTGGCGTCCAAAGGCGAGGCCAAGCGACTGATCGACGGCAGCGGGGTGAAGGTCGCCGGCGCGGTCGTGAAGGGATACGACGCGCAGGTCGTCCCGACGGCGGAGGGGGTCGTCGTGCAGAAAGGAAAGAGGCATTTTATTAAGGTCATGAGGGGGTAG
- a CDS encoding DUF469 family protein, with protein MYDPAVELTGSGSIRYGFEVRVRLRASADPGAFIDRLIDAVEVGGLSLGGGGRVDHFAGFVARMDDLSATEADRTWLGAFLVADADVEHHEVGGLVDADAEPDAADHKTRSGAA; from the coding sequence GTGTACGATCCAGCCGTGGAACTTACTGGCAGCGGCTCCATCCGATACGGCTTCGAAGTGCGCGTCCGATTGCGCGCGAGCGCCGACCCCGGTGCGTTCATCGACCGGCTCATCGACGCGGTCGAAGTCGGCGGACTGTCGTTGGGCGGTGGCGGTCGCGTGGATCACTTCGCGGGCTTCGTCGCCCGCATGGACGACTTGAGCGCGACGGAGGCCGATCGCACATGGCTTGGGGCGTTTCTCGTTGCAGACGCCGACGTCGAGCACCACGAAGTCGGTGGACTGGTGGACGCGGACGCCGAGCCCGATGCCGCCGACCACAAGACGCGTAGCGGAGCCGCCTGA
- a CDS encoding HIT family protein, whose protein sequence is MDCVFCKIAKGEAPAHKIWEDERYLAFLSIFPNTEGFSVVIPKKHYPSYAFDLPDAVLHGLVQAASRTAKLLDLKLEDVGRTGMIFEGFGVDHVHAKLFPMHGTKGPEWKPMKSNVNKYFNTYEGYISSHDHVRADDGKLAELARRISGK, encoded by the coding sequence ATGGACTGTGTTTTTTGCAAGATTGCCAAGGGAGAAGCTCCGGCCCACAAAATTTGGGAGGACGAGAGGTATCTTGCTTTCCTTTCGATTTTTCCGAATACGGAAGGATTCTCCGTCGTCATTCCCAAGAAACATTACCCGTCTTATGCGTTCGATTTGCCCGACGCGGTCCTACACGGCCTCGTGCAGGCGGCGAGTCGGACCGCGAAACTGCTTGACCTGAAACTGGAAGATGTCGGCCGTACGGGCATGATCTTCGAAGGATTCGGCGTCGACCACGTCCACGCGAAGTTGTTTCCGATGCACGGGACCAAGGGGCCTGAATGGAAACCGATGAAATCGAACGTCAACAAGTATTTTAACACGTACGAAGGGTACATTTCCTCGCACGACCACGTACGTGCGGATGACGGAAAACTCGCCGAGCTGGCGCGACGCATCAGCGGGAAATAA
- a CDS encoding DUF2156 domain-containing protein: MRRAYSVKGITFPFAAGVPGAYHVPRTVSPRMPSAFPNFEPLGLEHKPLVESYASKFPPYSDFNFTSLYCYNTTGSVGVCTLNDNLVVRFSDYLTCRPFYSFLGDVKTSETAHALLEHAKKEGGEAELKLVPESAVHGLDRAKFRVEEDGDNVDYVLSIDRLESYEGSKLKPHRNAVTRFLRSHRPETRRLDLTDPAIEEMLTTFFLHWVEQRKIPFSEAENEFKAMSNLFKLLPHEPIFGIGIFVDGTLAGFSISEILSEGYATIHYEKGDPSRYIGIYEYVTQETAKILSGMGCMHINYQQDMGLPGLKAYKKGYHPASYLRKFRVSWK; the protein is encoded by the coding sequence ATGCGGCGGGCATACTCCGTCAAGGGTATCACGTTTCCATTTGCCGCGGGAGTGCCCGGCGCGTACCATGTGCCGCGAACCGTATCCCCACGCATGCCAAGCGCCTTCCCGAACTTCGAACCGCTGGGACTCGAGCACAAGCCGCTCGTCGAATCGTACGCATCCAAGTTCCCGCCCTATTCGGATTTCAATTTCACCAGCCTGTACTGCTACAACACCACCGGAAGCGTTGGCGTGTGCACCCTGAACGACAATCTCGTCGTCCGCTTCAGCGACTACCTCACCTGCAGGCCATTCTATTCCTTCCTGGGGGACGTCAAGACGAGCGAGACGGCCCACGCGCTGCTTGAGCACGCGAAAAAGGAAGGAGGAGAGGCGGAGCTGAAGCTGGTCCCCGAATCTGCCGTCCACGGCCTCGACCGCGCGAAATTCCGCGTAGAGGAGGACGGGGACAACGTCGATTACGTCCTTTCGATCGATAGGCTCGAATCGTATGAGGGAAGCAAGCTGAAGCCCCATCGGAACGCCGTCACTCGTTTTTTGCGTTCGCATCGACCCGAGACGCGCCGCCTGGACCTGACGGATCCCGCCATCGAGGAGATGCTTACGACATTCTTCCTGCATTGGGTCGAACAAAGGAAGATCCCGTTCTCCGAGGCGGAAAACGAGTTCAAGGCGATGTCCAACCTCTTCAAGCTTCTTCCTCACGAACCTATTTTCGGCATCGGCATCTTCGTCGACGGGACGCTTGCGGGTTTCTCGATCAGCGAGATCCTCTCCGAAGGATATGCGACCATCCACTATGAGAAGGGGGATCCGTCGCGTTATATAGGCATCTACGAATACGTCACGCAGGAGACGGCCAAGATCCTTTCAGGAATGGGCTGCATGCACATCAATTACCAGCAAGACATGGGGCTGCCAGGCCTCAAGGCATACAAGAAGGGATACCACCCCGCCTCCTACCTCCGAAAATTCCGCGTTTCGTGGAAGTAG
- a CDS encoding class I SAM-dependent methyltransferase yields the protein MSKYLATVAKSGQVNTPPGSYLTVKEWARNAFMDRWSTLLEIGCSTGFISIEMARYVGATCVGLDLHEGSIAAARQNVDRHVAHLLSFQQGDAGKLPFADGQFSHVVVSGHLPFIPPEERRGHVIEALRVVKPWGYLLTALYHYRTPPPEALVEEFNAKIGTRLSPDGTKAYWAGLFDELPLTLEYETEYEAVPADEVRAHQYVGRMRPETRDDWKEYVRLFNENGRFLNYSVRVHRKIPAEPDLMLQIPRGGIYGVRRKPDGGMR from the coding sequence ATGAGCAAGTATCTGGCGACCGTCGCGAAATCCGGCCAAGTCAACACGCCTCCGGGCAGCTACCTGACGGTAAAGGAATGGGCGCGAAACGCGTTCATGGATCGGTGGTCGACACTTCTCGAAATCGGGTGCTCGACCGGGTTCATCTCCATAGAGATGGCCCGATATGTAGGGGCGACATGCGTCGGACTCGACTTGCATGAAGGGAGCATCGCCGCCGCGCGTCAGAATGTCGACAGGCATGTTGCGCATCTCCTTTCTTTCCAGCAAGGAGATGCCGGCAAGCTGCCGTTCGCGGACGGTCAGTTCAGCCATGTGGTGGTAAGCGGGCATCTCCCGTTCATCCCGCCCGAGGAAAGGAGGGGGCACGTCATCGAGGCGTTGCGCGTCGTGAAACCGTGGGGATACCTGCTGACCGCGCTCTATCACTACCGCACCCCTCCGCCCGAAGCGCTCGTCGAGGAGTTCAACGCCAAGATCGGCACGAGGCTCTCGCCGGACGGCACGAAGGCGTATTGGGCAGGGCTGTTCGACGAGCTTCCGCTGACCCTCGAATACGAGACCGAGTACGAAGCGGTGCCGGCCGATGAGGTGCGCGCCCATCAGTACGTCGGACGCATGCGCCCCGAGACCAGGGATGATTGGAAGGAATACGTCCGGCTTTTCAATGAGAATGGGCGCTTCCTGAACTACTCCGTCAGGGTGCATCGGAAGATTCCCGCAGAACCGGACCTCATGTTGCAGATTCCTCGCGGGGGCATCTATGGCGTGAGACGCAAGCCGGATGGAGGCATGCGATGA
- a CDS encoding valine--tRNA ligase, protein MIPIAQALPPTPFSPKLAPNMPDRQIPKAYEPTAHEDAIYAAWEKSGFFNPDNLPGDRKEPFCIVLPPPNVTGTLHMGHAAMLAIQDLMVRFERMRGKKALWIPGTDHAAIATQSKVEKLLTEKGMKDPRRELGRERFLDEVRKFAKESHDTIVNQAKKMGSSLDWSREAYTLDEKRSRAVNLAFRMMYDDGLMYRAFRVVNWDPVGRTTISDDEVNHKEGKATLYTFTYSKDFPIAISTTRPETKVGDTAVAVHPTDERYKKLVGKTFDVAFAGAKRSIKVVADESVDPAFGTGALGVTPAHSAIDADIAKRHGLPTIQVIGEDARMLPEAGSLVAGKTTLEARAAVVAWLRDNDLLQKEEEVAQNISVAERTGAPIEPLPKLQWFIDVNKPFRRGLRKVTLKKLMQDAVKGGTVKIMPERFEKTYFHWIDNLRDWNVSRQIWFGHRVPVWYRGEEVFCGESAPEGDDWVQDEDTLDTWFSSGLWTFSTLGWPEKTKDLATFHPTSVLETGYDILFFWVARMILMSQYVLGEAPFKEVYLHGLIRDEHGRKMSKSLGNIIDPLDMIAKYGADATRLSLVIGSTPGNDVKLSEEKVAGFRNFTNKLWNISRFVLTTVNEASYLPLAKGEHERVVQPQTLADRWILSRLGEVTREVTNLLNAKAFSAAGELLRDFTWNEFADWYLEIAKAQRAEPGYAKSTDSILIEVLRGLIALWHPFMPYVTEVIWGEMKGAEAAEGAEGMLMVAEWPEALRVHDEVAEREFSLVREIVGALRGMRADYKVEPGKETAAAIAAGEHADLLTENAALIRRLARVGELTIAPDATKPDGSTSAVVAGCTIYVPLAGLVDVEKERARLQAEIETTKKYVETTSAKLENKEFVGKAPEKVVADMRAKLDEAHAKLAALEGQLNTLH, encoded by the coding sequence ATGATACCCATCGCGCAAGCATTGCCTCCCACTCCGTTTTCGCCTAAGCTGGCACCGAATATGCCGGACCGACAGATTCCGAAGGCCTACGAACCCACTGCCCATGAGGACGCGATATACGCAGCTTGGGAGAAGAGCGGTTTTTTCAATCCAGACAACCTTCCCGGCGACCGGAAGGAGCCGTTCTGCATCGTGCTCCCGCCGCCAAACGTGACCGGGACGCTGCACATGGGGCACGCGGCCATGCTCGCCATACAGGACCTGATGGTGCGTTTCGAGCGCATGCGCGGGAAGAAGGCGCTGTGGATTCCCGGCACCGACCATGCGGCCATCGCCACCCAATCCAAGGTCGAGAAGCTGCTTACGGAGAAGGGGATGAAGGACCCGCGCCGCGAGCTCGGGCGCGAGAGGTTCCTGGACGAAGTGAGGAAGTTCGCCAAGGAGAGCCACGACACCATCGTGAACCAGGCGAAGAAGATGGGGTCGTCGCTTGACTGGTCGCGCGAGGCGTACACGCTCGACGAGAAGCGCAGCCGCGCCGTGAACTTGGCGTTCAGGATGATGTACGACGACGGGCTCATGTACCGCGCCTTCCGCGTGGTTAATTGGGACCCGGTCGGCCGCACCACCATCTCCGACGACGAGGTGAACCACAAGGAAGGGAAGGCGACGCTGTACACGTTCACGTATTCGAAGGACTTCCCGATCGCCATCTCGACCACGCGTCCTGAAACGAAAGTGGGCGACACGGCCGTTGCGGTACATCCGACGGATGAGCGCTACAAAAAGCTCGTCGGAAAGACGTTCGACGTCGCGTTCGCCGGCGCGAAACGGTCGATCAAGGTGGTCGCGGACGAGAGCGTGGACCCGGCGTTTGGCACGGGCGCGTTGGGCGTGACCCCGGCGCACAGCGCCATCGACGCGGACATCGCGAAACGCCATGGTCTGCCAACGATCCAGGTCATCGGAGAAGATGCGCGCATGCTCCCCGAGGCCGGCTCGCTCGTCGCGGGCAAGACCACGCTCGAGGCGCGTGCGGCCGTCGTCGCCTGGCTGCGCGACAACGACCTGCTCCAAAAGGAAGAAGAGGTCGCCCAGAACATATCGGTTGCCGAACGCACGGGCGCGCCCATCGAGCCGCTGCCCAAGCTGCAGTGGTTCATCGACGTGAACAAGCCGTTCCGACGCGGCTTGCGCAAGGTCACGCTCAAGAAGCTGATGCAGGACGCCGTGAAGGGCGGGACGGTGAAGATCATGCCCGAACGGTTCGAGAAGACGTACTTCCATTGGATCGACAACCTACGCGACTGGAACGTGAGCCGCCAGATCTGGTTCGGGCATCGCGTCCCGGTCTGGTACCGCGGCGAAGAAGTTTTCTGCGGCGAGTCGGCTCCGGAAGGTGACGACTGGGTTCAAGATGAGGATACCCTCGACACCTGGTTCAGCTCCGGGCTTTGGACGTTCTCCACCCTCGGCTGGCCGGAGAAGACGAAGGACTTGGCGACATTCCACCCGACGTCCGTGCTCGAGACGGGATATGACATCCTGTTCTTCTGGGTGGCGCGCATGATCCTCATGAGCCAGTACGTGCTGGGTGAAGCGCCGTTCAAGGAGGTATACCTGCACGGGCTCATCCGCGACGAGCATGGGCGCAAGATGAGCAAGTCGCTGGGCAACATCATCGACCCGCTCGACATGATCGCGAAGTACGGGGCGGATGCCACCCGCCTGTCGCTCGTGATCGGTTCCACGCCGGGGAACGACGTGAAGCTGTCCGAGGAAAAGGTGGCCGGGTTCCGCAATTTCACCAACAAGCTCTGGAACATCTCCCGCTTCGTGCTCACGACTGTGAACGAGGCGAGCTATCTCCCCCTTGCCAAGGGGGAGCATGAGAGGGTCGTGCAACCGCAGACGCTGGCCGATCGTTGGATCCTGTCGAGATTGGGAGAAGTCACCCGCGAAGTGACGAACTTGCTCAATGCCAAGGCGTTTTCGGCCGCGGGGGAGCTCTTGCGTGACTTCACCTGGAACGAGTTCGCCGACTGGTACCTGGAAATCGCCAAGGCGCAGCGCGCCGAGCCGGGATACGCGAAAAGCACCGACTCCATCCTCATCGAGGTGCTGCGCGGCCTCATCGCCCTGTGGCATCCGTTCATGCCGTACGTGACGGAGGTCATTTGGGGGGAGATGAAGGGGGCCGAAGCGGCTGAAGGGGCCGAAGGGATGTTGATGGTCGCCGAGTGGCCGGAGGCGCTGCGGGTGCATGACGAGGTGGCGGAGCGGGAATTCTCCCTCGTCCGCGAGATCGTGGGCGCCCTGCGCGGCATGCGCGCGGATTACAAGGTGGAGCCAGGCAAGGAAACCGCCGCGGCCATCGCCGCGGGGGAGCATGCGGACCTCCTTACGGAGAATGCGGCGCTCATCCGCCGCCTCGCGCGCGTCGGCGAGCTCACGATCGCCCCGGATGCCACCAAACCGGACGGCTCTACGTCGGCCGTGGTCGCAGGGTGTACCATCTACGTACCGCTCGCCGGGCTCGTGGACGTCGAAAAGGAACGCGCGCGCCTACAGGCCGAGATTGAGACGACGAAGAAGTACGTCGAAACCACGTCTGCCAAACTTGAGAACAAGGAATTCGTCGGCAAAGCGCCGGAGAAGGTGGTCGCCGATATGCGTGCGAAGCTGGACGAAGCCCACGCGAAGCTCGCGGCGCTCGAAGGACAGCTCAACACTCTCCATTGA
- a CDS encoding HIT family protein has translation MTCIFCDIVAGKAPSHPIWEDDHHLAFLSIFPNTEGASVVVPKRHSPSYAFDVHDDVLIDLVLATGHVARRLDGALQGVGRTAMVLEGFGVDHLHAKLFPMHGTQMAEWRPVSSTVRTHYATYPGFIASHDGERADEAALASLAAKIRSHISRADMHEDHLDRKVPVQRKWIRTGDMP, from the coding sequence ATGACCTGCATCTTCTGCGACATAGTTGCCGGCAAGGCGCCTTCGCATCCCATCTGGGAGGACGACCATCATCTGGCGTTCCTCTCCATCTTCCCGAACACCGAAGGCGCTTCCGTCGTCGTCCCCAAGCGTCACTCCCCGAGCTACGCGTTCGACGTCCACGACGACGTGCTCATCGACCTCGTTCTCGCCACCGGGCACGTGGCGCGGCGCCTCGACGGGGCGCTCCAGGGCGTCGGACGCACCGCCATGGTGCTGGAGGGGTTCGGCGTCGACCACCTCCACGCCAAGCTGTTCCCCATGCACGGCACGCAGATGGCCGAGTGGCGTCCGGTTTCCTCGACGGTTCGTACCCACTACGCGACCTACCCGGGCTTCATCGCTTCCCACGACGGGGAGCGCGCTGACGAAGCCGCGCTCGCCTCGCTCGCGGCGAAGATCCGCAGCCACATCTCAAGAGCCGACATGCATGAGGACCACTTGGATCGGAAGGTGCCGGTGCAACGGAAATGGATACGGACAGGTGATATGCCCTGA